GGGCAGTAGAGTTATGCATCCAGGGGATGGTAGAGGAAGGCTTAGGCCGACCTCCCGTCCCCTATGCCTTTATCGTATTTGGCAGTTCCGGCAGGCAAGAAGCGACGTTATGGAGTGATCAGGATAATGGCATGATTATCAGCGATACCCCGGATGAGGGGAAAGAGGTATATTTTGCCGAACTTGGACTTCGAATGACCGATATGTTGGAGGCACTTGGCTACGCCAAATGTGAAGGCAAAGTGATGTGCTCGGAGCCTTTATGGAGGAAAACGCTGGAGTCATGGAAGGAACAACTGAAAGCATGGGGATCGGACCTGTCATGGGAGCCGGTTCGCAATCTGATTATCGCTTCAGACATGCGTTTTGTTGCAGGTGAGCCACAGCTTGCGGAGGAATGGATTTCTGCATTTTACGAAGGATTCAGATCGGTTCCTGAGCTTTCTGATGCTGTGCTGCGCAATACCGTTAAACATAAGGCAACACTGAACATCCTCGGAAGGGTAGTGACCGAACGATTCGGTGAACATGCAGGTGGATTCGATGTGAAATACGGCTTGTATATTCCGCTGGTGAACAGTGCGCGTTTTCTGGCTTTACAGCATGGTATCAAAGAAACGTCCACGCTCAAGCGGATTCAGAGATTGGTATCACTCGAAGCAGTTCCGCTTACTTTGTTGGATTCAGCTCAGCGAGCCTTTATGACGGCTTTGAAACTGCGACGCAGTACACCCGTTGTGATGAAACAGGGGTTACAGCATAGCGGTGGTTTCCTAAATGAGAGACAGTTGAAGGAAAAACAAATGCTTTATGAACTCCGGGATACGTTAGGGTTGGTGCGGCGAGTACATCGTGCGCTGCAAAGACAACTTCGTTTTGCAGAAAGGAGACGTCCATGAGAGAGCCGGCAAGGGGCAATACTGGATTCTGGAATTCGCTGCGCCAGGGAGGGGTTCCTTCCGCCATCGCTTCCATAATGGGAGCCCCTACGGCGCAACATATGGCGTTCATCCGTTCGATGATGAGAGAACAGCGCAGACCCGAGGTACTGCACACACCCTTGAACGAATTGAATGCTGTCGTATTCGATCTAGAAACGACGGGCTTCTCTCCTCAGCATGGGGATGAGATCCTTTCCTTTGGGGCGGTGCGTATTAATGGCGGTGTGATGTTGGAGAATGAGCAGTTCTATACGTTGGTTCAGTCCAAAGTCTCCGTTCCGGAACATATTACTGAACTGACGGGAATTACTCAGGAAATGACGATGCATGCTCCGTCGTTGCTAGAAGGCTTGCATGACTTCATGTCTTTTGTTGGCGGGAGTGTACTGGTTGCCCATGCAAGCGCGCATGATCGGGCTTTTCTGAATGCGGCCTTGTGGCGGACATCCAAAGTAAGGTTAACGCACCGGCTCATCGATACGATAATGCTGGCACGTTGGCTAGAACCAAACAGGCCGGGCTATGGTCTGGATGAATTGCTGGAATCCAAAAGCATTCCGATCTATGGACGCCACCACGCTTTGGAGGACGCCAAAATGACAGCACAGTTATGGTCCTGTTATCTGGAGGATATGTCTCGCAAAAATGTAGAAACATTGGGTGATCTGTACACCCAGTTAAGTCACGCATAGCTGGGCGGGCTGTAAGCTGTATGATTGGTCATGGCTCATTCCAATGCTTGAATCAACATTTGAATGAATTTGATAACCATTTAGAAGCATATTTGATTGTGTACCAGTTGTCTGATCAGGCGAGCCTATAAAATAGACCTTGAGTAATCCAGCGAAAATCGGTAGGTTACGCAGATCCTCATTGGAAGGTACGGGAGTGGTTCGGGGGTGGGAGTGAAAGAGTCCGATAAGTTGTGGCTCATTGAACACACACCGGATCCATTCTGCATCATCCAATGCAAAATGGTGCAGCGGGTCAGGCGCTACGTTACGAATGGGCTGAAACCGACTGATTCGTATGCCGCCCGCTGCGGCTTCACCCAGCACAACCCCGCAGGTTTCCTGTGGCAGTGAAGCGAACATGTACTTAGACATCTCCTGTTCTACGGAGGAAGGGATGTATAAGGTGTTTTGCTGCCCGTGAAGTGCTGCCATTTGTATT
This window of the Paenibacillus marchantiae genome carries:
- a CDS encoding DUF294 nucleotidyltransferase-like domain-containing protein, which codes for MDMMEPIPYINQSWSYQGIDGAASSQELRQARVILQNELQELLSASLSPIEWYQTVNELHDRVARRAVELCIQGMVEEGLGRPPVPYAFIVFGSSGRQEATLWSDQDNGMIISDTPDEGKEVYFAELGLRMTDMLEALGYAKCEGKVMCSEPLWRKTLESWKEQLKAWGSDLSWEPVRNLIIASDMRFVAGEPQLAEEWISAFYEGFRSVPELSDAVLRNTVKHKATLNILGRVVTERFGEHAGGFDVKYGLYIPLVNSARFLALQHGIKETSTLKRIQRLVSLEAVPLTLLDSAQRAFMTALKLRRSTPVVMKQGLQHSGGFLNERQLKEKQMLYELRDTLGLVRRVHRALQRQLRFAERRRP
- a CDS encoding exonuclease domain-containing protein, translating into MREPARGNTGFWNSLRQGGVPSAIASIMGAPTAQHMAFIRSMMREQRRPEVLHTPLNELNAVVFDLETTGFSPQHGDEILSFGAVRINGGVMLENEQFYTLVQSKVSVPEHITELTGITQEMTMHAPSLLEGLHDFMSFVGGSVLVAHASAHDRAFLNAALWRTSKVRLTHRLIDTIMLARWLEPNRPGYGLDELLESKSIPIYGRHHALEDAKMTAQLWSCYLEDMSRKNVETLGDLYTQLSHA
- a CDS encoding M67 family metallopeptidase is translated as MAALHGQQNTLYIPSSVEQEMSKYMFASLPQETCGVVLGEAAAGGIRISRFQPIRNVAPDPLHHFALDDAEWIRCVFNEPQLIGLFHSHPRTTPVPSNEDLRNLPIFAGLLKVYFIGSPDQTTGTQSNMLLNGYQIHSNVDSSIGMSHDQSYSLQPAQLCVT